TTACCCGTGATCGCAGACCCAAGTCATGGAACCGGAAAACGCATTCTCGTAGCCCCTGTGGCTCGTGCCGCGATTGCGGCCGGAGCCGACGGTCTCATCATCGAAATGCACCCGCATCCGGATCAAGCCATGACCGATGGGGATCAATCCGTCACCCCGGAGATGCTCGTGGACATGATGAAAGACTTCAAAAAAATCGCAAAAGCGGTAGGCAGAGAGTTATAAAAAATAACTAAAAACAAGTGGTCAGGAAGAATTTTTATTCGCATGGGAACGAAATGCCTCGGATCATGATTCTCGGCATTTCTTCCTTAAAAATGCTCACAAAAATTTTCCTCTCCCACTTGTTTTCTGCTTAATTTCTTCAAAAATTTAGGATATATTAAAAACACTTTTTAATCCTCCCTCCCCATGTGGCTCACTCGCGTTTCTTCGTCTCATTTCCTCAAACTTCTCAACTGGCGCGACGATTCGTATGAAATCCAAATCGAACCCGGATTGTTTCAAAAAATTCCCGCAGACCTCAAGGATCAAGAATTCGGCGAAAAATATTGCATCGTCACCGACACCAACACGCGTAAATTTTACGGAGAACGATTGCTCAAAGCCTTACACGAAGCCGGATTGGAAGCCAGCATGATCTCGTTCCAAAGTGGCGAAGGTCGAAAAACACTCGAAACCATTGGAAAATTAGCGGAACAAATGGTACAGCTCGGACACCATCGCACGTCCTGCGTCATCGCCTTGGGAGGCGGTGTGGTGGGCGACATCGGTGGATTTTTAGCCTCGATTTTCATGAGAGGAATCCCATTCGTGCATGTGCCCACCACCTTATTGGCCATGGGCGATTCCGCAATTGGCGGAAAAACCGGAGTAGATCTCCGCATCGGAAAAAACTTGGTGGGAACCACGGCCCAACCACAAAAAGTCTATGTCGACCCGGCCCTGCTCGCGACTTTACCTAAAAAACAGATTCAAAATGGCCTCGCGGAAATCATCAAGCACGGACTCATTGCGGATCGAAAAATTTATAAAATCCTTAAAAAATTCCCAGAAGACGCGGGCAATGCCAACACCGTGCTTCTGACCAAACTCCTCATCCGTTCCTGCAA
The genomic region above belongs to Candidatus Gracilibacteria bacterium and contains:
- the aroB gene encoding 3-dehydroquinate synthase, which codes for MWLTRVSSSHFLKLLNWRDDSYEIQIEPGLFQKIPADLKDQEFGEKYCIVTDTNTRKFYGERLLKALHEAGLEASMISFQSGEGRKTLETIGKLAEQMVQLGHHRTSCVIALGGGVVGDIGGFLASIFMRGIPFVHVPTTLLAMGDSAIGGKTGVDLRIGKNLVGTTAQPQKVYVDPALLATLPKKQIQNGLAEIIKHGLIADRKIYKILKKFPEDAGNANTVLLTKLLIRSCKVKTRIVEKDERETGVRMLLNYGHTIGHAIEYASGYRLSHGQAIAIGMNLENRLAVDLKLQSPKTCEQIEQVLRSLGLPTRLPDKLEREPILKAIRRDKKHTAHGFTFVLLKRPGKPKIVRGITEDQVRAVL